In Gammaproteobacteria bacterium, a single genomic region encodes these proteins:
- a CDS encoding matrixin family metalloprotease → MIFTYWVAATVKKIIKGGIATLFVLCSVLMTPLYADTDIILQPLYLGISNASDFGRWPDAVVPYSYNPNNAPALFFDQQVTLGLIQEAMQAWENVSGVSFQPAGNGISNSDYTNSDDDQVVIAWSGSLSGAAGQGGAASSCTGTEFQALGYCAYRDGSVLMNNNQQIWGSTLDERARANFVRVMVHELGHLLGLGHSDNPASVMYSNPYNSLNFPRDDDIAAVQALYGPPAVLVPAVQYSPPSVVIDARIQDVYFSVDDGSGNVNLANNTTVTQVDSSTTGTYVWSMIQSSGIAMAVELVYVDPQGYYYDGTTVNLNCSANSICTNGVTVATLEAMGTIPGAWTVYLLINNRLAASKALSVNTSVSFNQAPTASFSASVSSGAAPLTVALNLTAVTDGEGDAVDVNWYIPTQGVLFNVDADNLTVLPGSSSRNVTFTQDGTYTIYVALDDGQSRYGVLNSGSESGSGFRTLLSKTITVSSVASVASTDVDGDSDVDADDGLMIQRRLTGASDVTPGVLLPAGEDNASIVARITNAGLAYDVDGDGEVDADDGLMIQRRLTGAGDVTPGVVLPVGVSNSSIVAVIDALQP, encoded by the coding sequence ATGATATTTACGTATTGGGTGGCGGCTACCGTTAAAAAAATAATAAAAGGGGGCATTGCTACCCTTTTTGTTCTATGTAGTGTCCTGATGACACCGCTGTATGCAGATACAGATATCATTTTACAACCCCTGTATCTGGGTATTAGTAATGCCAGTGATTTTGGTCGCTGGCCTGATGCCGTGGTTCCTTATAGCTATAATCCGAATAATGCCCCTGCCTTGTTTTTTGACCAACAGGTCACACTGGGGTTAATTCAGGAGGCAATGCAGGCGTGGGAAAATGTCAGTGGGGTCAGCTTCCAGCCTGCTGGTAATGGTATTTCCAATTCTGATTACACAAATAGTGATGATGATCAGGTGGTGATTGCCTGGTCAGGTTCCTTGAGTGGTGCCGCTGGACAAGGGGGAGCGGCTTCGAGTTGTACCGGAACAGAATTTCAGGCACTAGGTTATTGTGCCTATCGTGATGGCAGTGTGTTGATGAATAATAATCAACAGATCTGGGGAAGTACCCTGGATGAGCGTGCACGGGCTAACTTTGTGCGGGTGATGGTGCATGAGTTGGGGCATCTTCTGGGACTGGGTCACTCAGACAACCCGGCATCGGTGATGTATTCCAACCCCTATAATTCCCTGAACTTCCCGCGTGATGATGATATTGCAGCGGTGCAGGCTCTGTATGGTCCTCCGGCTGTCCTGGTTCCGGCGGTGCAATATAGTCCACCTTCTGTCGTGATTGATGCGCGTATCCAGGATGTGTATTTTAGTGTGGATGATGGCTCAGGAAACGTTAATTTGGCAAACAATACAACGGTAACCCAGGTTGACTCGAGTACCACGGGAACCTATGTCTGGTCTATGATACAAAGTTCCGGCATTGCCATGGCTGTGGAACTGGTCTATGTGGATCCACAGGGTTATTACTATGATGGGACAACAGTGAACCTTAATTGTTCTGCCAACAGTATTTGTACCAATGGTGTTACTGTTGCCACGCTGGAAGCGATGGGCACGATTCCGGGCGCCTGGACAGTTTATCTGTTGATTAATAATCGGCTTGCAGCCAGTAAGGCCTTGTCGGTGAATACCTCGGTATCTTTTAATCAGGCACCGACGGCTAGTTTTAGTGCGTCGGTTAGCAGTGGTGCAGCACCATTAACGGTTGCGCTGAATCTGACGGCAGTGACCGATGGTGAGGGTGATGCGGTTGATGTGAATTGGTATATTCCGACTCAGGGAGTGCTTTTTAACGTTGATGCTGATAATTTAACTGTGCTTCCAGGTTCAAGCTCACGCAATGTCACCTTTACCCAGGATGGAACCTATACTATTTATGTGGCACTGGATGATGGTCAAAGTCGTTATGGGGTGCTCAATTCAGGTTCAGAGTCTGGCTCAGGTTTCCGTACCCTGTTGAGCAAGACCATTACTGTGTCCAGTGTAGCCTCTGTTGCCAGTACTGATGTGGATGGCGATAGCGATGTCGATGCCGATGATGGACTAATGATACAACGACGTTTAACCGGAGCGAGTGATGTAACCCCGGGTGTACTCTTGCCTGCGGGAGAGGATAATGCGTCTATTGTTGCACGCATTACTAATGCTGGTCTGGCCTATGATGTGGATGGTGATGGTGAGGTTGATGCCGATGATGGGCTGATGATACAACGGCGTTTGACCGGAGCGGGCGATGTAACTCCGGGCGTGGTGTTACCAGTGGGTGTTAGCAATAGTAGTATTGTTGCTGTTATTGATGCACTGCAACCCTGA
- a CDS encoding cyclic nucleotide-binding domain-containing protein — protein sequence MVDEKETVDRRVLASLVPIDGLSSENFEEVYKKTALESAASGSVLFKKGGQDNQAVYLIKGTLDLHGEHGDNTVIRADTPEARHPVAHHQPRNMTATARSDIQFIRIDNDLLDILLTWDQSAGYVVSELDEDDDANTDWMTRMLQSNIFYQIPPANIQEVFKRMEEMPMKAGEAVICQGDVGDYYYIISQGRAEVTRKSPTGTDVRLAELQQGDGFGEEALITECERNATITMLTNGTLMRMSKADFDNLLKAPVMHEVDLEDGQELVRDDGAVWLDVRLESEFNNSTIEGSINIPLYLLRLRLHELDEEKPYIVFCDTGRRSSAAAYLLSEAGYDIYVLGGGYR from the coding sequence ATGGTAGATGAAAAAGAGACGGTGGATCGCCGGGTTCTCGCGAGCCTGGTTCCAATCGATGGTTTATCGTCAGAAAATTTTGAAGAAGTCTATAAAAAGACTGCGCTGGAATCAGCCGCATCAGGTTCTGTGTTGTTTAAAAAAGGTGGGCAGGATAATCAGGCTGTTTATCTGATTAAAGGTACGCTGGATTTGCACGGTGAGCATGGTGATAATACTGTCATTAGGGCAGATACGCCTGAGGCACGCCACCCGGTTGCTCATCATCAGCCGCGTAATATGACCGCGACAGCGCGTTCTGATATTCAGTTTATTCGTATTGATAATGATTTACTGGATATCCTGTTGACCTGGGATCAGTCTGCCGGTTATGTGGTCTCCGAACTGGATGAGGATGATGATGCTAACACCGATTGGATGACACGCATGTTGCAGTCCAATATCTTCTACCAGATACCCCCTGCCAATATTCAGGAAGTGTTCAAACGGATGGAAGAGATGCCCATGAAAGCGGGTGAGGCTGTCATCTGTCAGGGCGATGTGGGTGATTATTATTACATTATTAGTCAGGGTCGTGCCGAGGTGACGCGTAAGTCTCCCACGGGTACCGATGTGCGTCTGGCAGAATTACAACAAGGCGATGGTTTTGGAGAAGAGGCCTTGATTACGGAATGTGAGCGCAATGCCACCATTACCATGTTGACCAATGGTACCTTGATGCGAATGTCAAAGGCGGATTTTGATAATCTGTTAAAGGCGCCGGTTATGCATGAGGTTGACCTTGAAGATGGTCAGGAGTTGGTGCGGGATGATGGTGCAGTATGGCTGGATGTCCGTCTGGAAAGTGAATTTAATAATTCAACGATTGAAGGTAGTATCAACATTCCTCTTTATCTCCTGCGGTTACGACTACATGAGCTGGATGAAGAAAAACCTTATATTGTTTTTTGTGACACGGGCCGACGTAGTTCAGCAGCGGCCTATCTATTGAGTGAGGCGGGCTATGATATTTACGTATTGGGTGGCGGCTACCGTTAA
- a CDS encoding ammonium transporter yields MENLQTSTDVLFILLGAIMVLAMHAGFAFLEMGTVRSKNQVNALVKIITDFAVSTIAYFFIGYGIAYGVGFLDGAQTMTGKNGYELVKFFFLLTFAAAIPAIISGGIAERARFNPHLFATFLIVALLYPFFEGVVWNGNWGIQDALESTFGFAFHDFAGSVVVHAMGGWIALAAVLLLGHRKGRYGSDGTLYAHPPSSIPFLALGAWILTVGWFGFNVMSAQTIEGISGLVAVNSLMAMVGGILAALVMGKNDPGFVHNGPLAGLVAVCAGSDIMHPLGALVTGLVAGALFVWTFTLTQNRWKIDDVLGVWPLHGLCGAWGGIAAGIFGSVALGGLGGVSLTVQLIGTLMGIVIAFGGGFLIYALIKAVVGIRLTEEEEHQGADLSIHRIRATPDME; encoded by the coding sequence ATGGAAAATTTACAGACGAGTACCGATGTTTTATTTATCTTGCTGGGCGCTATTATGGTGCTTGCCATGCATGCAGGGTTTGCCTTTCTTGAGATGGGTACTGTGCGTAGCAAGAATCAGGTTAATGCCCTGGTTAAGATCATTACTGATTTTGCCGTATCAACGATTGCCTATTTCTTTATTGGTTATGGTATCGCCTATGGGGTTGGTTTTCTTGATGGCGCACAGACCATGACGGGGAAAAATGGCTATGAGTTGGTCAAGTTTTTCTTTTTACTGACCTTTGCCGCTGCAATTCCAGCTATTATTTCAGGCGGGATTGCAGAACGTGCCCGTTTTAATCCGCATTTATTCGCTACCTTCCTCATTGTTGCGTTGTTGTATCCTTTTTTTGAGGGTGTGGTATGGAATGGTAACTGGGGTATACAAGATGCGTTGGAGAGCACTTTTGGTTTTGCTTTCCATGACTTTGCCGGTTCGGTCGTGGTTCATGCCATGGGTGGCTGGATTGCCCTTGCTGCGGTACTCCTGCTCGGTCATCGCAAGGGTCGTTATGGTAGTGATGGAACCTTGTATGCTCATCCACCTTCCAGTATCCCCTTTCTGGCATTGGGAGCGTGGATACTAACCGTTGGCTGGTTCGGTTTTAATGTGATGTCGGCTCAAACCATTGAGGGTATTAGTGGTCTGGTGGCTGTTAACTCATTGATGGCGATGGTGGGTGGTATTCTGGCAGCATTGGTTATGGGTAAAAATGATCCGGGTTTTGTGCATAATGGCCCGTTGGCGGGTTTGGTGGCGGTGTGTGCGGGGTCAGATATTATGCATCCTTTGGGTGCGTTGGTAACCGGTCTGGTGGCCGGTGCGTTGTTTGTCTGGACCTTTACCCTGACCCAGAACCGCTGGAAGATTGATGATGTACTCGGAGTCTGGCCGTTACATGGTCTGTGTGGTGCCTGGGGCGGAATTGCTGCGGGTATCTTTGGTTCGGTTGCCCTGGGTGGTTTAGGGGGTGTGAGCCTCACGGTACAGCTAATCGGTACACTGATGGGCATTGTTATTGCCTTTGGCGGTGGTTTTTTGATTTATGCGCTGATCAAGGCAGTGGTGGGTATTCGTTTGACAGAAGAAGAAGAGCATCAAGGGGCCGATCTGAGTATTCATCGTATTCGCGCAACACCTGATATGGAATAA
- a CDS encoding sigma D regulator produces MEVNNRTGHGDRRSRLKEKHSTLVATRAETLALYADLAQQRPFVADEDTEGSLQDFCQSLIDYTASAHFQLYRFIENNQERRQTVAALADRIYPEIVKTTDFILAFNDRYDVAVLDDRVDDLANDLSRLGEVLADRIQYEDELIQALMKGRRH; encoded by the coding sequence ATGGAAGTTAATAATAGAACAGGTCACGGTGATCGCCGTTCCAGATTAAAAGAAAAGCATTCTACTTTGGTGGCAACGCGTGCTGAGACCCTGGCGTTGTACGCTGATCTGGCTCAACAGCGTCCGTTTGTTGCAGATGAAGATACCGAAGGGAGCTTGCAGGATTTTTGCCAATCCTTGATTGACTACACTGCCAGTGCGCATTTTCAGTTATATCGTTTTATTGAGAATAATCAGGAGCGTCGGCAGACTGTTGCAGCATTAGCCGACAGGATTTATCCAGAGATCGTTAAAACAACTGATTTTATTCTTGCCTTCAATGATCGCTACGATGTGGCGGTGCTGGACGATCGAGTGGATGATCTGGCGAATGATTTATCACGCCTGGGTGAAGTGTTGGCAGATCGTATTCAGTATGAAGATGAATTGATTCAGGCTTTGATGAAGGGACGTCGCCACTAA
- a CDS encoding Rrf2 family transcriptional regulator: protein MKLSTKSRHAITAMMELALHKKQGPVTLADISMEQAISVSYLEQLFAHLRKSQLVTGLRGPGGGYRLSKPAHEITIAEIIDAVSGLSKHSPQYTAIAVDGDPINRLLWKQLSGRIYHFLDGITLADAIQEEDDIVSDAHIVTNTPISPYSARM, encoded by the coding sequence ATGAAATTATCCACCAAAAGTCGTCACGCAATTACTGCCATGATGGAACTGGCTCTGCACAAGAAACAGGGGCCCGTCACACTTGCCGATATTTCTATGGAACAGGCTATTTCTGTCTCCTATCTGGAACAATTATTTGCGCATTTGAGAAAAAGCCAACTGGTCACCGGTCTACGCGGCCCTGGCGGCGGTTATCGATTAAGCAAACCTGCCCATGAAATCACCATTGCAGAAATTATTGATGCCGTGTCTGGACTGAGCAAACACAGCCCACAATATACCGCCATTGCCGTTGATGGCGACCCTATCAATCGTCTATTGTGGAAACAATTAAGTGGTCGGATCTATCATTTTCTGGATGGTATTACGCTGGCCGATGCTATTCAGGAAGAGGATGACATCGTCTCTGATGCACATATCGTAACCAATACACCTATAAGTCCTTATAGCGCGAGAATGTAA
- a CDS encoding pyrimidine reductase — protein MIDTIQQLYPLADNPVPLRGLYLGHALHKKATGQQPFIYANFISSLDGRIGLQDPDQQTHRVPDAIANPRDWRLYQELAAQADILLTSSRYFRQAATNTAQDLLPIGSEADFQDLRAWRLQQGLQPQPDIAILSSQLDIPEIALEPYLHRQIHVFTGNTAPTDKINALQASGITVHVNPSDSIVNGHYLIEQLKQHKYRSIYAISGPQVLYTLIKDRVLNRLYLSQTHQILGGQIFDTFAWGPELKPPVALTLNSLYYDTKAPAGAAQWLSTFDIK, from the coding sequence ATGATCGATACCATTCAACAACTCTATCCACTGGCAGATAACCCGGTTCCCCTACGAGGACTTTACCTGGGGCACGCCCTGCACAAAAAAGCGACGGGGCAACAGCCTTTTATCTACGCTAACTTTATCAGCAGTCTGGATGGGCGTATCGGTCTGCAAGACCCTGATCAACAAACCCATCGTGTACCCGATGCTATTGCTAATCCGCGTGACTGGCGTTTATATCAGGAACTGGCGGCACAAGCCGACATCCTACTCACTAGCTCCCGTTATTTTCGTCAGGCCGCAACAAATACTGCTCAAGACCTGTTACCTATTGGTTCGGAGGCTGATTTTCAGGATTTAAGAGCATGGCGTTTACAACAAGGTCTACAGCCACAACCGGATATTGCTATTCTCAGTAGTCAGCTGGACATCCCGGAGATAGCACTGGAACCTTATCTTCATCGTCAAATTCATGTCTTTACCGGCAATACAGCCCCAACAGATAAAATCAATGCCCTACAGGCATCCGGTATCACAGTACACGTTAATCCAAGCGACTCGATTGTTAACGGTCATTATCTTATTGAGCAACTAAAACAGCATAAATATCGTAGTATCTACGCCATTTCCGGACCCCAGGTCTTATATACCCTGATCAAGGATCGGGTACTCAATCGCCTTTATCTCAGTCAGACACATCAGATCCTGGGTGGTCAGATATTTGATACCTTTGCCTGGGGCCCCGAACTCAAGCCCCCGGTAGCCCTTACTCTCAATAGTCTCTACTATGATACCAAGGCACCTGCCGGGGCAGCACAGTGGCTCAGCACCTTTGACATAAAATAA
- a CDS encoding cyclic nucleotide-binding domain-containing protein, producing the protein MDTHHSLDQPLNHLEQEAIQFLMEYGEIRNYKIDDLIVREGEESNYVYILLKGMAHIIKDDAFNNSNIIAKAMPGAIIGEMGVFMELKRTASIVATTEVNALELSNERFMEGLENYPVLMNRLLKNMSSKLNYINQVMVREKQSRQMLFIGMLIMKQLGDNKQENALLEMDFEEPIKSGTLSLLDLTNTFINYQKLHILDQVHFKDDNHICHFMVHPLSLQRFMDHGATAQ; encoded by the coding sequence ATGGATACACACCACAGCCTTGATCAACCACTCAATCACCTGGAACAAGAGGCGATACAATTTTTAATGGAATATGGTGAGATCCGCAACTACAAGATCGATGACCTCATCGTACGTGAAGGTGAAGAATCAAATTATGTTTACATCCTGTTGAAAGGCATGGCTCATATCATCAAGGATGATGCCTTTAATAACAGCAATATTATTGCCAAGGCAATGCCGGGTGCCATCATCGGTGAGATGGGTGTTTTTATGGAACTGAAACGCACTGCCAGCATTGTCGCAACAACGGAAGTCAATGCGCTGGAACTCAGCAACGAACGTTTTATGGAAGGCTTGGAGAACTACCCGGTATTGATGAATCGTCTACTCAAGAATATGTCATCCAAGCTCAATTACATCAATCAGGTGATGGTACGCGAAAAACAATCCCGACAAATGCTTTTTATTGGCATGCTAATAATGAAACAATTGGGTGATAATAAACAGGAGAACGCTCTGCTGGAAATGGACTTCGAGGAACCCATCAAGTCCGGCACCTTGTCGCTACTGGATCTTACCAATACCTTCATCAACTACCAAAAACTCCACATCCTGGATCAGGTACATTTCAAGGATGATAATCATATCTGTCATTTTATGGTTCACCCACTGTCACTGCAACGATTCATGGATCATGGTGCAACAGCACAATAA
- a CDS encoding YcgN family cysteine cluster protein: MKLVGQQKTKSFWQEKKLTEFTPEEWESLCDGCAQCCLHKLEDEDSGDLYFTNVACRFLDHETCRCSCYEDRSVIVPDCLQVTPQLAMEANWLPATCAYRLLAVGEDLPEWHPLLSGSVQSVFDAGASIRGRAISEEYIHPDDLPNYIVDADDDVELVLLE; the protein is encoded by the coding sequence ATGAAACTAGTCGGGCAACAAAAAACAAAGTCCTTTTGGCAAGAAAAGAAATTAACGGAATTCACCCCGGAAGAATGGGAATCCCTGTGTGATGGTTGTGCCCAGTGTTGCCTGCATAAACTGGAGGATGAGGATAGCGGAGATCTTTATTTTACCAATGTTGCCTGTCGCTTTCTCGATCATGAGACCTGTCGTTGTAGCTGTTATGAAGATCGCTCGGTTATTGTGCCGGATTGTCTACAGGTGACACCGCAATTGGCGATGGAGGCCAACTGGTTACCAGCGACCTGTGCTTACCGTCTGTTAGCCGTGGGAGAGGATCTGCCTGAGTGGCACCCGTTATTGAGCGGGTCGGTACAGAGTGTGTTTGATGCGGGAGCCTCAATTAGGGGGCGGGCAATATCTGAAGAATATATACACCCGGATGATTTACCCAATTATATCGTTGATGCCGATGATGATGTTGAGCTTGTGTTACTTGAATAA
- the typA gene encoding translational GTPase TypA produces the protein MNKKLRNIAIIAHVDHGKTTLVDKLLAQTGTLGDRSDAPQRVMDSNELEQERGITILAKNTAINWKDHLINIVDTPGHADFGGEVERVLSMVDSVLLLVDAVEGPMPQTRFVTEKALAQGLKPIVVINKIDRPGARPDWVLDQTFELFDRLGATDEQLDFTAVYASALNGFAKMELEDADENMDPLLDTILKVVDAPDVDVDGSFQMQVSALDYNSYVGVIGIGRITRGKIKANSQLSIVDTEGNTRSGRILQLLGFLGLERIEVKEAQAGDIIAFTGISDLNISDTLCDKDNIEALPPLSVDEPTMSMTFQVNNSPFAGQDGKFITSRQIRDRLDRELLHNVALRVENTDDADKFKVSGRGELHLSILIETMRREGFELGVSRPEVILKEVDGVTQEPYETLTVDVEEQHQGSIMEKLGLRGGDIQNMTPDGNGRMRLDFTIPSRGLIGFRTDFLTTTQGTGLMYSVYSHYDEFKKGKFGQRNNGVLVSNGKGKALAYALFNLQERGRLFIVHADEIYEGMVIGIHSRDNDLVVNPLKAKQLTNIRAAGTDENLVLTVPIKHTLEEALEFIDDDELVEVTPHFIRIRKKLLDENTRKRASRPPK, from the coding sequence ATGAATAAAAAACTCCGTAACATCGCCATTATCGCTCACGTTGATCATGGCAAGACCACCCTCGTTGACAAACTACTGGCACAGACTGGCACCCTGGGTGACCGCTCTGATGCCCCGCAAAGGGTCATGGATTCTAATGAACTGGAGCAGGAACGTGGTATTACCATTCTTGCCAAGAACACAGCCATTAACTGGAAAGACCACCTGATCAATATCGTGGACACCCCAGGACATGCTGATTTTGGTGGTGAGGTTGAACGTGTACTATCAATGGTCGACTCGGTACTACTACTGGTTGATGCCGTTGAAGGTCCCATGCCACAGACTCGTTTTGTTACCGAAAAAGCATTGGCTCAGGGGCTCAAGCCCATTGTTGTTATCAACAAGATTGATCGTCCAGGCGCACGCCCGGACTGGGTTCTAGATCAAACCTTCGAGCTATTTGATCGTCTCGGCGCAACCGATGAACAACTCGACTTCACTGCTGTATACGCCTCTGCCCTGAATGGTTTTGCCAAGATGGAACTGGAAGATGCCGATGAGAATATGGATCCCTTGCTTGATACCATCCTCAAGGTCGTCGATGCCCCCGATGTCGATGTTGACGGTAGCTTCCAGATGCAGGTCAGCGCACTGGATTACAATAGCTATGTCGGCGTTATCGGTATTGGTCGTATCACACGCGGCAAGATAAAAGCCAATAGCCAACTCAGTATTGTTGATACCGAGGGTAACACTCGTAGTGGTCGTATCCTGCAATTACTCGGCTTCCTTGGTCTTGAGCGTATCGAAGTCAAAGAGGCGCAGGCGGGTGATATTATTGCGTTTACCGGTATTAGTGACCTAAACATCTCGGATACCCTGTGTGACAAGGACAATATAGAGGCATTACCGCCACTCAGCGTTGATGAACCAACCATGAGCATGACCTTCCAGGTTAATAACTCACCCTTTGCCGGACAGGATGGTAAATTCATCACCAGCCGCCAGATTCGTGACCGACTGGATCGCGAGCTACTGCATAATGTTGCACTAAGGGTAGAAAACACCGATGATGCCGATAAATTCAAGGTATCCGGTCGTGGTGAGCTCCATTTATCTATCCTGATCGAAACCATGCGCCGTGAAGGATTTGAGTTGGGGGTATCCCGACCTGAGGTTATCCTCAAGGAGGTTGATGGTGTTACACAGGAACCCTATGAAACCCTGACGGTTGATGTTGAAGAACAGCACCAGGGTTCCATAATGGAAAAACTGGGTCTACGTGGTGGTGACATACAGAATATGACCCCGGATGGTAATGGTCGCATGCGTCTTGATTTTACCATTCCATCACGCGGCTTAATTGGTTTCCGTACCGATTTCCTGACAACCACACAAGGTACTGGTCTAATGTACAGCGTCTATAGCCATTACGATGAATTCAAGAAAGGCAAATTTGGCCAACGTAATAATGGTGTGCTGGTATCCAATGGCAAGGGTAAAGCCCTCGCCTACGCCCTGTTTAACCTACAGGAACGTGGACGGCTGTTTATTGTGCATGCTGATGAGATCTATGAAGGCATGGTCATCGGCATTCACTCGCGCGACAATGATCTGGTTGTTAATCCGCTCAAAGCCAAACAATTAACTAACATACGCGCCGCTGGTACCGATGAAAATCTGGTTCTAACCGTACCCATCAAACATACCCTGGAAGAGGCCCTGGAATTTATTGATGACGATGAGCTGGTTGAGGTAACTCCTCACTTTATTCGTATCCGCAAGAAATTATTGGATGAGAACACCAGAAAACGCGCATCACGCCCACCTAAATAA
- a CDS encoding mechanosensitive ion channel has protein sequence MDTLMTTNTPWVNIYLIPWGIRIITAILIFYIGRYIARALTNTTKNLMTRNGQDITLVNFTGSILYIALIAAVAIAALDQIGVQTTSLLAILGAAGLAVGLALKDSLSNFSAGVMLIIFRPFKQGDFIEAAGTSGTVDHIGIFNTDITTGDNRKIIVPNNSIFGGTITNISANPTRRIDLIIGIGYEDDLRKAKDILENILQQHSDILDDPAPAVALAELADSSINFNVRPWVKAEDYWGIRSQLLETIKITFDQENISIPYPQQDIHLHKIN, from the coding sequence ATGGACACGCTAATGACGACAAACACCCCGTGGGTCAATATCTACCTCATTCCCTGGGGAATACGGATCATAACGGCCATCCTCATCTTTTACATAGGCCGTTATATTGCTCGCGCACTAACTAACACGACAAAAAACCTGATGACCCGAAATGGTCAGGATATTACCCTGGTTAACTTCACCGGAAGCATCCTGTACATCGCCCTAATCGCCGCAGTCGCTATTGCAGCGCTTGATCAGATTGGCGTACAAACCACCTCCCTGCTGGCTATTCTTGGTGCCGCTGGTCTTGCCGTCGGCCTGGCACTCAAGGATTCATTATCAAACTTCTCTGCTGGAGTCATGTTAATCATTTTTCGCCCATTTAAACAAGGTGACTTTATTGAGGCTGCAGGCACCTCCGGCACGGTAGATCATATTGGTATATTCAATACGGATATCACAACCGGCGACAACCGTAAAATCATCGTACCCAACAACTCGATTTTCGGGGGTACCATCACTAATATATCAGCCAATCCAACACGTCGTATTGATCTCATTATTGGCATTGGTTATGAAGATGATCTACGTAAAGCAAAAGACATACTGGAAAACATTCTACAACAACACAGCGATATCCTTGATGATCCAGCACCCGCAGTTGCCCTGGCAGAACTTGCCGATAGCAGCATCAATTTTAATGTACGTCCATGGGTTAAAGCAGAAGACTACTGGGGTATTCGTTCACAGTTACTGGAGACCATTAAAATCACCTTTGACCAGGAGAACATATCCATACCCTACCCACAACAAGACATACATTTACACAAAATAAATTAA
- the fabA gene encoding 3-hydroxyacyl-[acyl-carrier-protein] dehydratase FabA: MSTESSTSERQNSYTREELIACGHGTTFGPENAHLPLPPMLMFDRITHISDSGGEFDKGQIIAELDITPDLWFFDCHFEGDPVMPGCLGLDALWQLIGFKLGWLGGPGRGRALGAGEVKFTGQVTPKNKLVTYKIDMKRVIMRKLYMGIGDAAMEVDGRVIYTAKDLRVGLFTSTEGF, from the coding sequence ATGAGCACAGAATCCAGCACATCTGAAAGACAAAATAGTTATACCCGTGAAGAACTTATCGCATGTGGTCATGGCACTACATTTGGTCCTGAAAATGCACACCTGCCCCTCCCACCTATGTTGATGTTTGATCGCATTACTCATATCAGTGACAGTGGCGGTGAATTTGATAAAGGCCAAATCATTGCGGAACTGGATATCACGCCTGATCTCTGGTTTTTTGATTGCCACTTTGAAGGCGACCCGGTAATGCCCGGCTGCCTTGGTCTGGATGCCCTATGGCAACTCATTGGTTTCAAACTCGGCTGGCTAGGAGGCCCCGGACGTGGACGTGCACTCGGCGCGGGCGAGGTTAAATTCACCGGTCAGGTGACCCCGAAAAACAAGTTAGTCACCTACAAAATTGACATGAAACGTGTCATTATGCGTAAACTGTACATGGGTATTGGTGATGCTGCCATGGAAGTCGATGGTCGTGTCATCTATACAGCCAAAGATCTTCGAGTTGGGTTATTTACATCAACGGAAGGCTTTTAA